DNA sequence from the Bombus vancouverensis nearcticus chromosome 8, iyBomVanc1_principal, whole genome shotgun sequence genome:
agagaaattattcaaattaccCAATGTGCCTGTGTCTGAATAAAATAGAGAGGACCGAGAGAAGTCTGTTCGATCCAACGGGCCAATGGAACAGACTTGTAGAAACATTCAAGCTACTTTATGCGTCGCGTAAATACAAAGTACCATTTCGATGTTCCTACATGCACCGTGTATTGGTATGATAAATAAACGTACAATGACTTTCTAGAAAACGTCAACTGGCTACCTAAAACTAGTCCACGCTCGTCGTGTTCCATCCGATTCGTTCGCCGTTGTCTATCGTCATATTAAATGATTCTGCAAGTTTCACGGTAATCGAGTCAATTCTTTGAGAAACGTCTGACAAGTTTAGAATTAGTTCCAGCTATTGGTATCGTTAATTCGTCTTACGACGTAAGATGATAAAAGCGGGATTACATTTGGCAAGACGCAATAAGACGTTCAGCAAGTTGCTTTCGCGAATTTGACGCGCATTTCTACGAAAGACACGCCAACTGGCACTAGCCAACTTTGTACTTACGACTATTCCCTAGCTCGTTCCCGTTTCGTCTTGCGCTCACATACGAATAATGCAACAAAAAGAACGAGGTCGAAGCCGGTGCTCGATGTTCGAACGCGGAGGCGAAAATACACGCTGACACCCTCGCGAGATCCGTCATCGTCCTCGTAGGAAAACAACCGATTATTCGCGACATCTAAATATCGCTGCGTGGCCACATGACTCGCCACTCACGAATCTACGGAATTTAGGAAGCGTGAGCTTTTTTTAATAGCCCCGCGATGTCATCATCTCGTTCCTGGTGGGTTTCGTACGCTTCGCAATGCTATCGTGTATAATCGACCTTTATCGGTTTTTGTCCTTTCCTCGTATCTATTTTTTAATCGCACAACTATTTTGTTTCCAGAGAAACGCAAAATTTCTTACCTAAAAATACAAATGTTTCAAGcgtaaaaaatttcaaaaagcaATAACTTCTCGACAGCTAAAAGAAACGGAATGCGCACTCGATGGTCCAGCTTGATCGAAGATGATCTAGGATGGGTTAATAAGAAGCAAATGGGGGAAAAGAAAAGTCACATTTTCGAGTCGTGTTGAGTCGCGTCGAGTCGCGTAGCGTCGCGTCGGTGTCCCGTGAGAGAAGCCGATGTCGCTGCGGGGAGCAACGCGGGGGAGGCAACTCCCGGCATAGCATAAAGGTGACTCCTCGCAGCCAAGACCTCCCATATGCTACTTAGCGTTCCGTTCGGTTCGGCAAACCTCCTGTCCGCTAGCAGAGAAGGTGTCCGCTCCTTCCTCCGCTAAGAAGCGTTTGTCACTGACTTAACGTAGATTCGGTCGATGTTACACACTGTCATCGAGCTTTCGATTCTTCAAACGAACCCGGAGAGATCAGCATCGTTggtagtcgtcgtcgtcgtcgtgtgTTTCGAGCCCACTTTCGGACCTGTTCTCCATTCTGACCAACGATCCATATACGAGAATGATATCGAGTGACGTTCGGTTTTTTCTTTTGGCGATACTCTTCCTATCGTGTACTTTCAACGTACACGCACACCCGAATCGCTTCTCCGAAGATGATAATCCCAACGAGGAAGAACTTGTCAACTCCTGGTCTTTGGATGACTTAAACGAAGGAAGCGAGCACGATGCTCGTCGGGACGAGGCTCTAGAAAAACTACAACAGGTCCGTCTCCAGATAATTGTGTCGTATGCCTTGCTGTTTGTGTGAGACTTGGTGAAAACAGAACTTTTGTTTTCGAAGGGTCAAAAATATGAGTGAAACGACTAAGTAAATCCCATTTACGGAAGTCGCGTGTTTCGAACGACCGCGTTAACCAGTCGATGAAATCGTTACAGGTTCTTGGTATCCGGAGTCACAGCGAGAAAACAGGACGTCGCAAGGTGCCACCGCAATTTATGGTGGAACTGTATAATAACGTAGCAGATCCCAGTGGTGTCACGCGTGGCAAAAATCCATACAATGCCAAGGTTGTCCGCAGCTTCATCGAAAGAGGTAAACCTCTAACCACTTCCATAGCGTAGGTCATCGTTTCGTCTGCGATCGAAATTttcactaaaacaaaaactttTACGCAGATAccaccttatcgcgattctacTTCTTCAACATCACGGGTTTAGAGATGGACGAATCTGTTTTGGAGGCAGAGCTTCATCTTTATCGGAAGAGAACACCTTTGAAAATTATGCATCCATCCACTTTAGCTTCACCCTATTATTTGGTAAGTATACGTGAATCGCAATTTGTCGACTTTTTAAGGATTCGGATAACGAATATATCTTCCTTTAGATAAGAGTATATCAAGTCTTGGATGAGAAAAGTTTAGACGTGCCCGATCTTCACAGGCTGTTGAACGTTAGATACGTCGGGGCACACGCGTCCGGTTGGCAGGCAAGTTTCAAGATAAtggaatttttagaaaatactaTATTTTCTCGCTGTACTAAGCATTCGACatttttcatcagatattcaatGTAAAACAAGCGGTTCTTGCCTGGTTAACTGGAGAACCAAATCTTGGTCTCTTGGTAATGGCTTCCACTTTGTTCGAGGATCAAGTGACTGTAGAGTTTTCCCGGCGAAACGAGTACCATCATAGCAAACAACCGATCTTGGTACTCTTTGATGACGACGGGAAAGGACACCGTGGCGAACGTGGCAACAACGAGAGCGAAGAAACATCCTACGAGGACGAAGACGAGAAGAACGATTTGAAGAACGAGTACGGTGAAAAGAACGCCGAGAAACGCGATCGAGGAAAAGGTCAACCGGAAGAGACTCGATGGGAAAACGAGAATAAATCCGAATACTTTCAAAGGCAGAAAAGAACGCAAATAGGAGAACACGATGTAGTGACACAGACTGCTCGGGTAACCCGAGATTTTGCAGAAGAGACGCCCAAACGACGTCGAAGGGAAACCATTTCCTCTTcaagaaaattaaagaaaaacgtTTATTCGCACGGCTTGACCTCGATGGACATATATCAACGAGCGATACGCCGCGAAAGAATGGGAGAAAGAGTTCGTCAAAGGCCAATGTCTTTGTCGAATGAAAATTTCCGTGAGAAACGGTCAATTAAAAGTCACGCTTCCGTTCGACAAAATGTCACCGAATGTACGAGGCACGAGCTCTACGTCGACTTTAAAGAAATCGGTCTTTCCTCCTCTATCATCGCTCCGCTCGGTTATTCCGCCTATCATTGCAAAGGCATCTGCGAATCGCCATTGAGTCAAGATCAACAGCCGACAAATCACGCGACTATTCAGGGAATCGTTCACAAAATGGGACTGGTGAAGGGGGTTGAGAGACCTTGCTGCGTACCCACGAAACTATTGGGCACAACCATTCTATTCTTTGATGACAATGAAAACGTGGTCCTGAAAGTTTATCAAGACATGATAGCGGATCGTTGCGGATGTCGTTAAGGATCTCATGGTTTTTTTATTCCCCTTGTGAAGGAAGAAGCAGCCGAAGCGTCAAAGTATGTGTTAATGGTattgaaaagaagaagaatgcGTGAATATGTATgtgaggaaagagaaagaaaaagtggGAGTGcgcgcgagaaagagagaaagaaagagagcgaATGTAAGAGTGGCAGAATATCTGAATCAGGTAAAAATGATTTTTACGCATTAGCACGAGAGTCATTCCTAAAGATTCGTCTGAAGATCGCCGTTTAATTGACGTCCCAACATTGTACATAAGAACATTCCTAAATTCGCGTAGAACTAAGCGTATCAATGATTAGAATGTGTCTATATCATAGCCTATATcttcattaaattattattataaccaCACGTAGGGAATTTATCGTCTCGATCATTGTATATACTACTGTGTCGTAAAATGAGTTagagttatttatattttaattatgacAAATAAAACGAGTATTTAAGCTATCGAGCCGTCTTTACGCTTAATATGTAACTCGCTCCTTCTCACACTATCACGATCGAACGAGATTCGCTCTACGAACCGTAGGTTCTATATTTGGAAGGATGGTATGTATTGCTTCCATCGTGATACATTTGAAAttacttattttaataaatcgCGTGTCATCCCTCCCCCAAATAAACGAAGCCGGTCGAACGGACGAGCGAGCGAATCAAATCGAGCGGCTCGGACATAACGAAGCAATTTTCTTAGAAGAAGAAGTTTCGTTGGCTGAGCGACGAAATCGAGGCGTAAATTTTATGAGCGGGCCAATAAAATAAACGTGACGGTAACAGTGCTCGAGACGATGACTTTGGCGCCACTGGATGCAGAAAAACAGTCGTGGAATGTCAGCGCTACCGGTGTTAAACGTTGCCCCTTTTACCTTCTTTTGCAATCCGGTATCGGTGGCGCTCAACGATCTACGAGTAAGTAAACGATGTTGAATCGAAATCGGGTTGCATGTCGACCCATCGAGAAATCTCGCGCTAATGGCAGTTCCTGTACGGTTCCGAATTTCTGTCGTTGATACTTTTACGATACGGCCTTtcgctttttctttctctcttcattCGTAACGATGCGGTTCCCATTTTATTTCGTCGCTGGAATTCATAGCATGGCCAGGAACGTAAACAGATTAGTTTAACGACCCCTTTGGAATCCACGATGCAATCGCGGATCGgtttagaatataatatatatacgtatctcTGCGCTTTCTAGGACAGGCAGAATCCACGTGGAACGCTGCGTGAAACAAACAGTGAAGAATCGGATGAAATTATGGACGATTAGGCTATTAGGCGATCTCGATTGCCGGCTACCATCCTCTCTACCTGTCTTCCTGCTTTCTTGTTAGTTCCCTTTGAAATCGTTGCACGCGCATAAATTTCCACCCACGCCTCCCACCGAGTTGACCAATTTGTCCGAGGAATAATTTTAGGTTTCTCTTCCAACTCCTTTCTAACTGCCTCCGGTTCCACACGCGATAGTTTGTCATGGCAAGaatcaaagaagaaatagagaTATTCAAACGAAAATACTGAAACGATAAATAAGCTGATCGACGATGAAAAGAAGCAGCGCTTTCGACGTGATGCGGGAATTTACATATTTGCGAGCGACCGATCGTTCGCGTGCCATCGTACTGCATTCCGTGTGCGTGCATCTCCAGTTATATTTAATCCATGGTGGGTGTATTTTCGAATTCGCCCGCCTAAAAATAGCCAAAACGCGTTCCATTGCATTCCAACACTGTATTTAGATCCttgatatcgtaatacgtgtCATCCATGTTCGTGACAGTCGAGCAGAATCTTACCCACTTATTTGCCCTGCTTTTACATAAGTACTAGGTCTCTGGCAAAAGACACGAACCGCATGGAAATTACAACACCTGAAAATTCGATGATCGTTCGTACTTTTTTCCaacgttatatgtatatatttgaaGAAACGGAGAGGAATGATTAGAACATCTCAGGGAAACGTAGTTGCTGAAAGGGTTAATGATGCTTGGAGATTGGAAGAGTATCGGTGTAAAGAGGGGAGGCTAGAGCAACGTAGAACAAGCGAGGGAAATGGAGAGGAGAAAACGAGGTAAAACGGAACCGgtgtaaaaagaaaagaaaaagcgaTAGGGCGGGAACTGCCGCTAAGTAAGAAACCCTAAGCCGTGAACTGTACCACGGCCTGTACAATGACGTAGTGTTCTGTCATCCGGAGCGCTACCTCTCCAGCCTCTCCACTACCACTGCTTGGCCATTATAGTGGGACAGAACTTCACGAGTTCACAACTATACATATAGTGGTAGGCCTTTGAACGGTGCGCGCCTCGTGCCTCGTGTATGCTGTGTTTCTTCCTTTCCGTCGCCTGTTCTTTGTCGTTTTTTCATCGCTTTTCTCCCGTTTTCGTTCACGCGTTTACATATCTCTTTTTTACTTACCTATAGTCTTTACTTGCGTGACGCTTCATCTAGTGCAGACGCGATGGTCGATCAATCCACCGATCGTTTTTTATCGCTCCTGAACGTTTGTAAACAAACAGACCGACAATAACGTCGTTACATTGTCTGCCTATAAGTCATTCAAGAATCAAATAGAGAGGGATGAAACGTCCCACGAATACATCAATTTCGTGGAAACCTTCGCTGGGTATATTGGATGCGCGCtgaacaaaacaaaacaaaacaaaaacaaaagtaATTTTCTACAATTAAGTATTCGTCGAGAAGACATTATGAGGAATCGTTGATGACGAACATGACAGTCTCGGCCTTTGTATACTGCATTCTCGTTCTCCAATTGACGTTAATTGTTTCGATCGTGCACACGGGCAGTCGTCAAGTAAGTAACATATTAGCGCATTAAGTTTCAcgcgaatattattataaatacctATTTGAATCATACTTTCGTTAACGGGAGGACAGATTCATTTTTTTATCGAGTGATTTTCGCGGTGAACGAAAACGCGGGAAACTGATATTTTATCCACACGCCGATTGGCTGCTACGCCATTGAATGGGAAACGGTCTCACAACGAACGCTTCCAAGAAGTAGAAATGTTTTGTGTCTCACGGATCGGCGAGAGTATTCCATTTCGCTCCGTTTCGTTCCAGCGTGTATTGCCGTGTCCCTTTTCCATGCGAGAGCCTCGTATCTCATCGACGAGCCAAACACGGCTTCTTTTGATGTTGTGCCGACCACCGTTACCCTCCTCTGTCAGGAACGTTCAAATAACCCCTGTACCTCGAATCCACTCTATTTGAATTGCGCTAGATCGGCTGTTTAGACGTTTCTTTTCCCGCGAATAATCGATAAATTTGCTCCTTTTCTTCTCATAGATTGATGATCATGAAATCACTGGAGATTTGGAAGTCGCCGTGTATCAAAAACCGATTTCGGGTCTATTTCACCCATCTTGGATGAACGGTCAGTTGATTCGAAGCAAACGAAACGAGCAGCTCGAAGAAGAGACGATTCCTACGAGACACGCGAAACATCGGAAGCGACGTCGCTGTAGGAATCGATCGACGTGTCTTCGAAACACATCTGCGATCAGGCTGTCTTTTCTGTGGGACAATGGCACGGCGCCAATAGACCAAACATCTAAAGAGACAAAAGAAGATCCTGATGAAAACAACACGCTTATAGAGGTCGACGAAGAATCACGCAACGATGGTGTGCAGGTAATGATTTGTAATATTGGAGTTGCGTAGATCTTCGAGGGAAGTAAAAATAAACtggattacatttttttcccGGCACGCAGGAATCGTACAATAGAACCAAAGGGGAGGATTACGATGTAACCGATATCGACGAGGAGAAAGGTAGAATCGATTCAGCGGAAAAAAGTTTTATCATGACAGAGAGAAACGATCTTAACGAACGATCTATTTCTACTGAAATTCAGTTAGAAAGTCAAAACCAATCTTTCGAAAGAAAAGATCGAACCAAAAATGATGAATTCTTCGAGAATATAGATTACACGGACGAAATGAATTCTTCCTCCACTTACCCGGCCATCGACGATCAAGTTATGTTCCACGATAGCCTAAGCGTTATCGTGagcaaattatttcaaaatctgCGAAACGTTAGTGCAGCGGACGGACAGAAAATTTTCAAGGAGCTGGATTTTGTGAACGGCACGAACGAAGATCCTTGTCAGAAGTGGCTAGACAGCAAGGATAAGCTCGAGCAAATCTTCTTAGGTATGAACTCGACATTCATAGTGTTGTAAACACGGTGCCTGGTTTCTCGAACTCGCCGTTACAGGTGGTCTAGCGTCGTTACCCGCCTGTCCGTGCCTATACCCGAACAATATCTTTTACGAAGACAAAATTTGGGATCAGAAGCGAATGAAGTATTTCAGGTGGAGAGACGTTAGTGGTAGCTCTCAAAGACTCGATGTCTATAAACCTGGAGCCACTTACTGCGTGCGCTCGTTTTTGACGCAAGGAAGCGGAAGCGCCGCAGCTCAACACTGTTGCTATGACCATCAGAGGAAGCTCTTGACCCGTGGTTCCGGTGCTGGTACTCCATACTTTGTCAGTCCTGAGATATCGCCTATACTGCACGAGAGAATTGACGTGTTGCCTTGGAGGCTTTGCAAGGGTGACTTTTCCAGGTCTTTCACTTACAAGCATATTATCTACGATTAACGCTCGGCGaattcgcatttttcattttccaacgATTGGGGACCGGAGACGCGAATTCCCGTCTTTCATACTTCATGCGGtatcctataaaaatattaactaCTGTGAAATAAAACAGTAAGAAAAGCAATGGATGCTATAAGTGGATGCTATATATGCACTTTTACATTACATGTTTGAATAATACGAAACCGTTGTCAATATATTAGATATAATATTGCTTGCCGGAAAGTTCTTTTCAATTGCTCCAAAAACATGCGGAAATTCAAGCTATATGGTTGTCAGAGCAGCCGGTCCTCAAAGTGTTAAGATAATACTGTACTTTTTATTTGTGCAACTTACAATATGATTGAAATTATAGATACAACGGAGTAAGACCACCAAACAATGACAACGCGTGTGAGGCGAATCCTGATGACGAGGAATATCAACGACAAATCGATGACACCAAGCATTATTAAACTGCTATCCTTTAGGATGCAATATCTATGATACAAGATACCTGAAACAAGTTCCAATGAGATTGTATTTCCGTTGAGTTGCTTTAATGCGCGTAAAGAATGTATCTATAGTGAAATACACGTATAGTGAATATAGTGAATACAACGTAGCGTTGTTAATTTTACCTTTCGTATTACGATTTGAGCTTATTTCTAAACAGTATCCTTTTAATATGTCGTTTAAAAAGACGCGCTCTAATCAAAGGGTACTTGGAACCGGTTTTGACCGTTCCACTGGCGCGTTTCCAGTCACGTTTCTCGCGCTACTTCCCGAACGAAAGAGGGGAGCAAGGCGAATGCAGGAACGAACAAAGTCGATTCACCGCTCGAGTCAGCAGGCCGTTCAGTTGTTATGGTTACTGCTCGCAAACACGGGTTTTATTTGCCTCTAATAATAAGTTAAGCTTAATATTCAAAGTCAATGAACAATTATGGATTGGGCCGCGGATTTAGAAATTACCTCGAAAAAAGtaagtttttaaatattcacCCTTGTCCATTGTACACATTTCTTGTATTCGATTGCTGGTAACAACAGAGCGGTtaagttaaaagaaaaatattgattttcaGCTTTTGCCTCGTCTTGGTAGGAGATCGACGCATAACATCGTACAAGAAGATTCGAAACTAGACGATGATCTTTTGGAAAGCCCTGTATCGTCATCCTCTGTGAAATCGGCGCAACCACCTGTAGCGCCCCCACGTACCAGAAAAACAGGATGGGGTGACGAACTGAAAAGCGGGAAGTAAGTTGTCTTGCGGTAATCTGTGGTTTCAGCGAGAAATGTTTCATGCAGTTTTCACTTACCCTCTTTTGGTTATGACTTTAGGATACGTGGATCGTCGAGCATCATCGAACAGTGAGTATAACGAATAAAGTTAAAGAATCGGGCATCCGTAGTCGCTGATAGACTGTTTCTTAGGGAACGCTCTCGGGGGACGGAGAAGGACGACGTGATTGACggtgaaaattaatttgaaatcgTTTAAAATGTAAAAGTTCTGCTGTTAACAGGGTTATACTTTCTAGATATTCCTGTTATACCGGATTTGGATGAAATTCAGGAGGATAATACTTTGTCCGATTTAGTAAATACACCAACGTAGGTATCATTGTGAAGTTTGTTGCAAAAATTCAGTTACTTTCAATTCGGTATTCCGTAGGGTGAACGTGAACAGAGTCGCTGCGTATAAAGAACTTGATACGGATTTGGTAAAAAATGCCGCATTCATGTCTCTAAATGGCGTTAATCTTTCTCTTCTAGCAGAGAAATTATACAATGAAAATCTAACAAAAGAGCCGGATGAAGTATGGAATTGGAATCTTCTTTTCACTCAGGTTGCATCTGAAGTAAATAGCGAAACGCGAAAAAATCTTGTTACTTAGATTTTATACTTATTGTTCGGGATTTGGAGTAGCCGTCTGTTTATGACTTGGACAGCACCTCTGCCTTCTTTGGGAAAGTCCGAATTTCCTATCTCCCAAGTTATAAACTTTACGATGCGGACCTCATtaaaaggttaataaacacctAAATGCCCGATGGATCAGGTCTAAAGTAAACATCTTGTATCAAGCAGCAATACTAGAAGATATGCGCCAGCGAGTGTACACAATTAAACCATGGAAAACCGGGGACGGAAAGTTAGTATATAAGGATCAAACGAAGCTTCTGGAAACAGTATTAACAGAATCTTACAACAGTCTTCATCAAAGCGTCACACTCTTCGTGTTACAGTATACCGTATTCTGTATCTTAACTTGCAAATACATAACCTAAACATACTACATACTTGGCATCTTTAATTTACCTCCTCGTTGAACGTTAATCTCATTCAAGGTTTGCGATATCAACCGATCAGTTGCACCTGACTGATCACCACTTAGTTGAGAATTCGTAACACTTATCACTgttttatcgtataaataaagCTAAAAAACATGCAAAAACATTATCTTCCTCCTTTTATTTTTATCCGTATGAAATCAGTTTGTatgttttgtaaaatttataacaaaaaaatgaaagcaacgaaagaaaaaaaacatggCATACTGCTTATCCTGCAGTGCCTGTATATGGAAGcgataaatttatttaaccTCGTCTGACCTATTCGATTGCCCCCCAATTTGGAAATCGCGGTAGTTCGAGGAGCGACGTGAAAGACTCAACCGTGCAGGCGTGCAAATCCGAGGTGAATTATAAAAAACGCACCACGAACCTACACGCGCAATCGGGAGCCGACACAAGCTACTTGAAGCGACCACGTGACAACACCCACTGAGCAGATCTGCTTATTTCTAACGTTAGCGATCAATGTTCAGTTGTGCCATCACTAGCACACGCACTTCCGCAAACAAGGCTTTGGTTCCTCTATATATACGAACTGAACATAATCTGATCACTAGCGAGAAAGCAGACCGTATtgtagtatattatatattattaaattacaagAGGAAATATTTGTACATCAAGTCGTAATTGATATTgtaatagaatataatatttaaagtaaaattacattaacaaaagttatttaaagcaattcttatattattattaacattgataCCGCATATGGA
Encoded proteins:
- the LOC117164894 gene encoding uncharacterized protein LOC117164894, whose translation is MDGPAVTKRADVPVPNEINRDPPVSRTPLRLSEIQWLPDGQSSRRSQPAWATTDRDRSHAIGDQNEGNEGRTHREEVRQHVCCARHEKMIDVGYGISGEIIQIDAGHCRKLCPRHVLDDPGDASRPTVQRCFPESHCRPRAAKLERVSTIQGVRVIEVTEACECTPDSSCRRESFTHLVHSGTPHQAVIDVGVCMGHCAKDLGCKPVRNSTVSIKGPNGDEVYQVIEKCGCAGTCHKMDHMETVLDFSEVEIKDGTNTTDVRPVVRQINVGQCVGTCPGNETEMCLLRDKKEPSRCLAGLYSKQHTCTPARFKVHEYRYSGIMISSDVRFFLLAILFLSCTFNVHAHPNRFSEDDNPNEEELVNSWSLDDLNEGSEHDARRDEALEKLQQVLGIRSHSEKTGRRKVPPQFMVELYNNVADPSGVTRGKNPYNAKVVRSFIERDTTLSRFYFFNITGLEMDESVLEAELHLYRKRTPLKIMHPSTLASPYYLIRVYQVLDEKSLDVPDLHRLLNVRYVGAHASGWQIFNVKQAVLAWLTGEPNLGLLVMASTLFEDQVTVEFSRRNEYHHSKQPILVLFDDDGKGHRGERGNNESEETSYEDEDEKNDLKNEYGEKNAEKRDRGKGQPEETRWENENKSEYFQRQKRTQIGEHDVVTQTARVTRDFAEETPKRRRRETISSSRKLKKNVYSHGLTSMDIYQRAIRRERMGERVRQRPMSLSNENFREKRSIKSHASVRQNVTECTRHELYVDFKEIGLSSSIIAPLGYSAYHCKGICESPLSQDQQPTNHATIQGIVHKMGLVKGVERPCCVPTKLLGTTILFFDDNENVVLKVYQDMIADRCGCR
- the LOC117164881 gene encoding uncharacterized protein LOC117164881 isoform X1 translates to MQKNSRGMSALPVLNVAPFTFFCNPVSVALNDLRIDDHEITGDLEVAVYQKPISGLFHPSWMNGQLIRSKRNEQLEEETIPTRHAKHRKRRRCRNRSTCLRNTSAIRLSFLWDNGTAPIDQTSKETKEDPDENNTLIEVDEESRNDGVQESYNRTKGEDYDVTDIDEEKGRIDSAEKSFIMTERNDLNERSISTEIQLESQNQSFERKDRTKNDEFFENIDYTDEMNSSSTYPAIDDQVMFHDSLSVIVSKLFQNLRNVSAADGQKIFKELDFVNGTNEDPCQKWLDSKDKLEQIFLGGLASLPACPCLYPNNIFYEDKIWDQKRMKYFRWRDVSGSSQRLDVYKPGATYCVRSFLTQGSGSAAAQHCCYDHQRKLLTRGSGAGTPYFVSPEISPILHERIDVLPWRLCKGDFSRYNGVRPPNNDNACEANPDDEEYQRQIDDTKHY
- the LOC117164881 gene encoding uncharacterized protein LOC117164881 isoform X4, coding for MQKNSRGMSALPVLNVAPFTFFCNPVSVALNDLRIDDHEITGDLEVAVYQKPISGLFHPSWMNGQLIRSKRNEQLEEETIPTRHAKHRKRRRCRNRSTCLRNTSAIRLSFLWDNGTAPIDQTSKETKEDPDENNTLIEVDEESRNDGVQESYNRTKGEDYDVTDIDEEKGRIDSAEKSFIMTERNDLNERSISTEIQLESQNQSFERKDRTKNDEFFENIDYTDEMNSSSTYPAIDDQVMFHDSLSVIVSKLFQNLRNVSAADGQKIFKELDFVNGTNEDPCQKWLDSKDKLEQIFLGGLASLPACPCLYPNNIFYEDKIWDQKRMKYFRWRDVSGSSQRLDVYKPGATYCVRSFLTQGSGSAAAQHCCYDHQRKLLTRGSGAGTPYFVSPEISPILHERIDVLPWRLCKDTTE
- the LOC117164881 gene encoding uncharacterized protein LOC117164881 isoform X3, with the translated sequence MIDDHEITGDLEVAVYQKPISGLFHPSWMNGQLIRSKRNEQLEEETIPTRHAKHRKRRRCRNRSTCLRNTSAIRLSFLWDNGTAPIDQTSKETKEDPDENNTLIEVDEESRNDGVQESYNRTKGEDYDVTDIDEEKGRIDSAEKSFIMTERNDLNERSISTEIQLESQNQSFERKDRTKNDEFFENIDYTDEMNSSSTYPAIDDQVMFHDSLSVIVSKLFQNLRNVSAADGQKIFKELDFVNGTNEDPCQKWLDSKDKLEQIFLGGLASLPACPCLYPNNIFYEDKIWDQKRMKYFRWRDVSGSSQRLDVYKPGATYCVRSFLTQGSGSAAAQHCCYDHQRKLLTRGSGAGTPYFVSPEISPILHERIDVLPWRLCKGDFSRYNGVRPPNNDNACEANPDDEEYQRQIDDTKHY
- the LOC117164881 gene encoding uncharacterized protein LOC117164881 isoform X2, whose protein sequence is MTNMTVSAFVYCILVLQLTLIVSIVHTGSRQIDDHEITGDLEVAVYQKPISGLFHPSWMNGQLIRSKRNEQLEEETIPTRHAKHRKRRRCRNRSTCLRNTSAIRLSFLWDNGTAPIDQTSKETKEDPDENNTLIEVDEESRNDGVQESYNRTKGEDYDVTDIDEEKGRIDSAEKSFIMTERNDLNERSISTEIQLESQNQSFERKDRTKNDEFFENIDYTDEMNSSSTYPAIDDQVMFHDSLSVIVSKLFQNLRNVSAADGQKIFKELDFVNGTNEDPCQKWLDSKDKLEQIFLGGLASLPACPCLYPNNIFYEDKIWDQKRMKYFRWRDVSGSSQRLDVYKPGATYCVRSFLTQGSGSAAAQHCCYDHQRKLLTRGSGAGTPYFVSPEISPILHERIDVLPWRLCKGDFSRYNGVRPPNNDNACEANPDDEEYQRQIDDTKHY
- the IFT43 gene encoding intraflagellar transport 43 isoform X2 yields the protein MDWAADLEITSKKLLPRLGRRSTHNIVQEDSKLDDDLLESPVSSSSVKSAQPPVAPPRTRKTGWGDELKSGKIRGSSSIIEQERSRGTEKDDVIDDIPVIPDLDEIQEDNTLSDLVNTPTVNVNRVAAYKELDTDLVKNAAFMSLNGVNLSLLAEKLYNENLTKEPDEVWNWNLLFTQVASEVNSETRKNLVT
- the IFT43 gene encoding intraflagellar transport 43 isoform X1, which encodes MDWAADLEITSKKLLPRLGRRSTHNIVQEDSKLDDDLLESPVSSSSVKSAQPPVAPPRTRKTGWGDELKSGKIRGSSSIIEQLFLRERSRGTEKDDVIDDIPVIPDLDEIQEDNTLSDLVNTPTVNVNRVAAYKELDTDLVKNAAFMSLNGVNLSLLAEKLYNENLTKEPDEVWNWNLLFTQVASEVNSETRKNLVT